Proteins encoded within one genomic window of uncultured Fusobacterium sp.:
- a CDS encoding YjcQ family protein yields the protein MSTSTSIYQILKAIDLSYENQDFNFETTFDLKKLNISQQRLELLLENLIDDGFVKGITGVRSFNGQIRFSIATPRLTTDGLLYLEENSIMKKAYETLKEARGWIPGFSN from the coding sequence ATGTCTACTTCTACATCTATTTATCAAATTTTAAAAGCAATAGATCTTTCTTATGAAAATCAAGACTTTAATTTTGAAACAACTTTTGATTTAAAAAAATTAAATATTTCTCAACAAAGACTTGAGTTACTTTTAGAAAATTTAATAGATGATGGCTTTGTTAAAGGAATTACTGGAGTAAGATCTTTTAATGGACAAATACGTTTTTCCATTGCTACTCCAAGATTAACTACTGATGGTTTACTTTATTTAGAAGAAAATTCTATTATGAAAAAAGCCTACGAAACATTAAAAGAAGCTCGTGGTTGGATCCC
- a CDS encoding BRO family protein, which yields MKKLEIVQFEEQNIQLYSQDNEILMTMEELAKAIGFTTDTGLKNFISNTPELLTEEFSFLRKVKNLEGGVVKNREKRFFNEQGIYEAALLARTEKAKKFRKFARVLITKFHRKEMFLATPEVTSAKVKIMDEKLDKIEAILIERQEVFEKMEGDSEKEIKLLEKLEGKLKTLDGVDQRLSMIEEKIEEIIVCVNGIIDNMEEE from the coding sequence ATGAAAAAATTAGAAATAGTTCAATTTGAAGAACAAAATATACAACTATATTCACAAGATAATGAGATCTTAATGACAATGGAAGAATTAGCAAAAGCTATTGGATTTACAACGGATACAGGGTTAAAAAATTTTATATCTAATACTCCAGAACTTCTAACAGAAGAGTTCTCATTTTTAAGAAAAGTAAAGAATCTAGAGGGTGGAGTAGTAAAAAATAGAGAGAAAAGATTTTTTAATGAGCAGGGGATCTATGAAGCAGCACTTCTTGCAAGAACTGAAAAAGCTAAGAAATTTAGAAAGTTTGCAAGGGTATTAATAACAAAGTTCCATAGAAAAGAGATGTTCTTAGCTACCCCTGAAGTAACAAGTGCTAAAGTTAAAATAATGGATGAGAAGTTAGATAAGATAGAAGCAATACTTATTGAGAGACAGGAAGTATTTGAAAAGATGGAAGGCGATAGTGAAAAAGAGATAAAACTTCTTGAAAAATTAGAGGGCAAGTTAAAAACTCTTGATGGTGTAGATCAAAGATTGAGTATGATCGAAGAAAAAATAGAAGAAATAATAGTTTGTGTTAATGGAATAATAGACAATATGGAGGAAGAATAA
- a CDS encoding phage integrase N-terminal SAM-like domain-containing protein, which produces MFEKFYFDLLSLKTEMQFRGYSTSTQKTYYKTVKDFLEVTGKEAIDIKRGDIIRYLDNNLKLLNINTILVKLNALEFFFSEILGIDVAENIRKYKREFKTKDFLTKEQLNILISSVPMRERILYEIVIETGMKIEDIVVLTTNDLTLKEGTWRLKEYEISKELATEITNYIEKNYLESYIFTLSNGVDNILGNTARHWLRVNTKEILGKLYTFSDIRHSVALDMVKMGDEKRAIKYLKLKSNGTIRQFFKRAGYDYTEK; this is translated from the coding sequence ATGTTTGAGAAGTTCTATTTCGATCTTTTGAGCTTGAAAACAGAGATGCAATTTAGAGGGTACAGCACATCAACTCAAAAAACATATTATAAAACAGTAAAAGACTTTTTAGAAGTTACAGGAAAAGAAGCAATAGATATAAAAAGAGGGGATATCATAAGATATTTAGATAACAATTTAAAACTGCTTAATATCAATACTATCCTTGTGAAATTAAATGCTTTAGAGTTTTTCTTTAGTGAGATATTGGGAATAGATGTTGCTGAGAACATTAGAAAATACAAGAGAGAGTTTAAAACAAAAGACTTTTTAACTAAGGAACAGTTAAATATATTGATCTCCTCAGTACCAATGAGAGAACGTATCCTCTATGAAATAGTTATAGAAACAGGAATGAAGATAGAAGATATAGTTGTCCTTACAACAAATGATTTAACCTTAAAAGAGGGCACTTGGAGATTAAAGGAATATGAAATAAGCAAAGAACTTGCAACAGAGATAACAAACTATATAGAGAAAAATTACCTGGAAAGCTATATTTTTACTCTTTCTAATGGAGTTGATAATATCTTAGGAAATACTGCAAGACATTGGTTAAGAGTAAATACTAAAGAGATTTTAGGAAAGTTATATACATTTAGTGATATTAGACATAGTGTGGCTCTTGATATGGTAAAAATGGGTGATGAAAAAAGAGCAATTAAATATTTAAAACTTAAATCTAATGGAACTATAAGACAATTTTTTAAAAGAGCTGGCTATGATTATACTGAAAAATAA
- a CDS encoding transposase family protein, whose translation MVKEYEGKELEKLLGKSRTQILRLAKEENWQIVKKKVGRTYKNFYLAESVDNYIKALEEKEASKPARVRTVIKKEATTIDELPLWNQRVAWARYILCNKLEEQYSSSAGSKLEIVENFVKNASKDFPQQMEVIKKLSVPTLRRWFGVYLKNKTNPLALSSGHGTNKGVRRIDTEVLEAIRGLYKSKNKPNMMFVYERIVAAFGTDAISYGTMRNYIKYDMTSVEKDKARMGAKEFKDTYSPYIIRGYDDIKAGQVWMSDGHDLEMMCYRGNKKKANRERYYGSPKLIVWIDVKSRLITGWTLSWTETTESIAIALKRGIEKYGVPEQLFTDNGKAYKSKILKGTDELDGIYASLGLEVSHALPYNAQSKHIERWFVDFKETFTKSSITYKGGNISERPERMKSFAMDKIAKGKILEQEELEAALEAFINYKNHSYYALRRETGRKAHRGRGMNNRTPLEVFNEENPVGERKMLSDEKLRLLFLYEEIRTIQQNGIEYLGNTYEHENLYFHQKEKVKIKFDPHDLRSIYVYLETGEFLCKADKLQTAGWSNDIDSIKAKANRRKKIAKLEKLIIGIREEEREETGIIEYNFEKKEEEKLIEVKKKKKEIYLGNGIYQVID comes from the coding sequence ATGGTTAAAGAGTATGAAGGAAAAGAGCTGGAAAAGCTACTTGGAAAGAGCAGAACACAGATTTTAAGATTAGCAAAAGAAGAAAACTGGCAGATAGTAAAGAAAAAAGTAGGGAGAACATATAAAAACTTCTATTTAGCTGAGAGTGTAGATAACTATATAAAAGCTTTGGAGGAGAAAGAAGCTAGTAAACCAGCAAGAGTGAGAACAGTTATAAAAAAAGAGGCTACAACAATAGATGAACTACCTCTATGGAATCAAAGAGTAGCATGGGCAAGATATATTTTATGTAATAAGTTAGAAGAACAATACAGCTCATCAGCTGGAAGTAAACTAGAAATTGTAGAAAATTTTGTAAAAAATGCCTCTAAAGATTTTCCACAACAGATGGAAGTTATAAAAAAATTAAGTGTTCCTACTTTACGAAGATGGTTCGGAGTCTATTTGAAAAATAAAACTAATCCTTTAGCTCTTAGTTCAGGACATGGAACTAATAAGGGAGTAAGAAGAATTGATACAGAGGTACTAGAGGCTATAAGAGGACTATATAAAAGTAAGAATAAGCCTAATATGATGTTTGTTTATGAAAGAATAGTAGCTGCCTTTGGAACAGATGCAATATCATATGGAACTATGAGAAATTACATAAAATATGATATGACAAGTGTTGAAAAAGATAAAGCTAGAATGGGTGCAAAAGAGTTTAAAGACACTTATTCTCCTTACATAATAAGAGGATATGATGATATAAAAGCAGGTCAAGTATGGATGTCAGATGGACATGATTTAGAAATGATGTGTTACAGAGGAAATAAAAAGAAAGCTAATAGAGAGAGATATTATGGTTCTCCAAAGCTAATAGTCTGGATTGATGTAAAAAGTAGACTTATTACTGGATGGACACTATCATGGACTGAAACAACAGAAAGTATAGCAATAGCTCTTAAAAGAGGGATTGAAAAATATGGAGTTCCTGAGCAACTATTTACAGATAATGGGAAGGCATATAAATCAAAAATTCTTAAAGGAACAGATGAACTTGATGGTATTTATGCAAGTTTAGGATTAGAAGTATCTCATGCTCTTCCTTATAATGCTCAATCAAAGCATATAGAAAGATGGTTTGTAGATTTCAAAGAAACTTTTACAAAATCTTCTATCACTTATAAAGGTGGAAATATATCTGAAAGACCAGAGAGAATGAAAAGTTTTGCAATGGATAAGATTGCAAAAGGAAAGATACTAGAGCAAGAAGAACTAGAAGCAGCACTGGAAGCATTTATTAATTATAAAAATCACAGTTATTATGCTTTGAGGAGAGAAACTGGAAGAAAGGCTCATAGGGGTAGAGGAATGAATAATAGGACACCTCTTGAAGTGTTTAATGAAGAGAATCCAGTAGGAGAAAGAAAAATGCTTTCAGATGAGAAGTTGAGATTATTATTCCTTTATGAAGAGATAAGAACTATACAGCAGAATGGAATTGAATATCTTGGAAATACTTATGAACATGAAAATTTATACTTTCACCAAAAGGAAAAAGTTAAGATTAAATTTGATCCACATGACCTTAGAAGCATTTATGTATATTTAGAGACAGGAGAGTTCTTGTGCAAAGCAGACAAACTTCAAACAGCAGGTTGGAGTAATGATATTGATTCAATTAAAGCTAAAGCTAATAGACGTAAGAAGATAGCTAAACTTGAAAAATTGATTATTGGAATAAGAGAGGAGGAAAGAGAGGAAACAGGTATTATTGAGTACAATTTTGAGAAGAAAGAGGAAGAAAAGCTTATTGAAGTCAAGAAAAAGAAAAAAGAGATATATCTAGGTAATGGAATTTACCAGGTGATTGATTAG
- a CDS encoding AAA family ATPase, with translation MDALRRELESFVENNGFSYSKVAKAMSIGTSTLSEFRKGNYKGDMNALAEKVRAFLDRHRTTMKRIKFSADTEVKKRVFYTIDMIQKYVASNVKERLLESAKIAYIFGRAGIGKTHALQEYVKSYKGRCIFITAENNITDGTMIRKIARELKLDHHGRIENLKEDIKDTLRFTETILIIDEGEHLKPKVIDIVRSIADQTGIGVVIAGTEKLKQQICSQRGEYEYLFSRAVINMSLKDLDIKDIRLIVTKFLGSEVDLYEDKEIAEMINYINLTVKGSARQLSNLLSLASDIASRPENFEDTKGRITIEYIKAAITMLSIM, from the coding sequence ATGGACGCATTAAGAAGAGAATTAGAGAGTTTTGTAGAAAATAATGGTTTTAGCTATTCAAAAGTAGCAAAAGCAATGAGTATAGGAACAAGTACCCTATCAGAATTTAGAAAAGGGAACTATAAGGGAGATATGAATGCTCTAGCAGAGAAAGTACGTGCCTTTTTAGATAGACATAGAACTACTATGAAAAGGATTAAATTTTCTGCTGATACTGAAGTAAAGAAAAGAGTATTCTATACAATAGATATGATCCAAAAGTATGTAGCTTCAAATGTTAAAGAAAGATTGTTAGAGAGTGCTAAGATTGCATATATTTTTGGAAGAGCTGGTATTGGAAAAACTCATGCTCTTCAAGAGTATGTAAAAAGTTATAAAGGAAGATGTATCTTTATTACTGCTGAAAATAACATAACAGATGGAACTATGATAAGAAAAATAGCTAGAGAGCTTAAATTAGATCATCATGGAAGAATTGAAAATTTAAAAGAAGATATAAAAGATACATTGAGATTTACAGAGACAATATTAATTATTGATGAAGGGGAGCATTTAAAACCAAAGGTGATTGATATTGTAAGAAGTATAGCGGACCAAACAGGAATTGGAGTAGTAATTGCTGGGACTGAAAAATTAAAACAACAGATATGTTCTCAAAGAGGAGAATATGAATATTTATTCAGTAGAGCAGTAATAAATATGTCTTTGAAGGATTTAGATATAAAAGATATAAGGCTTATAGTAACAAAATTCTTAGGAAGTGAAGTGGACCTTTATGAAGATAAAGAGATAGCAGAGATGATAAATTATATCAACCTTACTGTAAAAGGATCTGCAAGACAGTTATCAAACTTATTAAGTTTAGCTTCAGATATAGCTTCAAGACCAGAGAACTTTGAAGATACAAAAGGAAGAATAACAATAGAGTATATAAAAGCAGCAATCACAATGCTTTCAATAATGTAG